From one Oncorhynchus keta strain PuntledgeMale-10-30-2019 chromosome 30, Oket_V2, whole genome shotgun sequence genomic stretch:
- the LOC127913713 gene encoding cysteine-rich, acidic integral membrane protein-like, with product MSSDCQPGDMSSDCQPGDMSSDCDPGDMSSDCDPGDMSRDCDPGDMSSDCDPGDMSRDCDPGDMSRDCDPGDMSHDCDPGDMSSDCDPGDMSIDCDPGDMSHDCDPGDMSSDCDPGDMSCDCDPGDMSCDCDPGDMSIDYMSRDCDPGDMSRDCDPGDMSRDYDPGDMSRDCDPGDMSRDCDPGDMSRDCDPGDMSRDCDPGDMSRDCDPGDMSRDCDPGDMSRDCDPGDMSRDCDPGDMSRDCDPGDMSRDCDPGDMSRDCDPGDMSSDCDPGDMSRDCDPGDMSRDCDPGDMSSDCDPGDMSRDCDPGDMSRDCDPGDMSRDCDPGDMSRDCDPGDMSRDCDPGDMSRDCDPGDMSRDCDPGDMSRDCDPGDMSRDCDPGDMSSDCDPGDMSRDCDPGDMSSDCDPGDMSRDCDPGDMSRDCDPGDMSRDCDPGDMSRDCDPGDMSRDCDPGDMSSDCDPGDMSRDCDPGDMSRDCDPGDMSRDCDPGDMSSDCDPGDMSRDCDPGDMSRDCDPGDMSRDCDPGDMSRDCDPGDMSRDCDPGDMSRDCDPGDMSRDCDPGDMSRDCDPGDMSSDCDPGDMSRDCDPGDMSRDCDPGDMSSDCDPGDMSRDCDPGDMSRDCDPGDMSRDCDPGDMSRDCDPGDMSRDCDPGDMSRDCDPGDMSRDCDPGDMSRDCDPGDIDRK from the exons ATGTCTAGTGACTGTCAACCAGGAGACATGTCTAGTGACTGTCAACCAGGAGACATGTCTAGTGACTGTGACCCAGGAGACATGTCTAGTGACTGTGACCCAGGAGACATGTCTCGTGACTGTGACCCAGGAGACATGTCTAGTGACTGTGACCCAGGAGACATGTCTCGTGACTGTGACCCAGGAGACATGTCTCGTGACTGTGACCCAGGAGACATGTCTCATGACTGTGACCCAGGAGACATGTCTAGTGACTGTGACCCAGGAGACATGTCTATTGACTGTGACCCAGGAGACATGTCTCATGACTGTGACCCAGGAGACATGTCTAGTGACTGTGACCCAGGAGACATGTCTTGTGACTGTGACCCAGGAGACATGTCTTGTGACTGTGACCCAGGAGACATGTCTATTGACT ACATGTCTCGTGACTGTGACCCAGGAGACATGTCTCGTGACTGTGACCCAGGAGACATGTCTCGTGACTATGACCCAGGAGACATGTCTCGTGACTGTGACCCAGGAGACATGTCTCGTGACTGTGACCCAGGAGACATGTCTCGTGACTGTGACCCAGGAGACATGTCTCGTGACTGTGACCCAGGAGACATGTCTCGTGACTGTGACCCAGGAGACATGTCTCGTGACTGTGACCCAGGAGACATGTCTCGTGACTGTGACCCAGGAGACATGTCTCGTGACTGTGACCCAGGAGACATGTCTCGTGACTGTGACCCAGGAGACATGTCTCGTGACTGTGACCCAGGAGACATGTCTCGTGACTGTGACCCAGGAGACATGTCTAGTGACTGTGACCCAGGAGACATGTCTCGTGACTGTGACCCAGGAGACATGTCTCGTGACTGTGACCCAGGAGACATGTCTAGTGACTGTGACCCAGGAGACATGTCTCGTGACTGTGACCCAGGAGACATGTCTCGTGACTGTGACCCAGGAGACATGTCTCGTGACTGTGACCCAGGAGACATGTCTCGTGACTGTGACCCAGGAGACATGTCTCGTGACTGTGACCCAGGAGACATGTCTCGTGACTGTGACCCAGGAGACATGTCTCGTGACTGTGACCCAGGAGACATGTCTCGTGACTGTGACCCAGGAGACATGTCTCGTGACTGTGACCCAGGAGACATGTCTAGTGACTGTGACCCAGGAGACATGTCTCGTGACTGTGACCCAGGAGACATGTCTAGTGACTGTGACCCAGGAGACATGTCTCGTGACTGTGACCCAGGAGACATGTCTCGTGACTGTGACCCAGGAGACATGTCTCGTGACTGTGACCCAGGAGACATGTCTCGTGACTGTGACCCAGGAGACATGTCTCGTGACTGTGACCCAGGAGACATGTCTAGTGACTGTGACCCAGGAGACATGTCTCGTGACTGTGACCCAGGAGACATGTCTCGTGACTGTGACCCAGGAGACATGTCTCGTGACTGTGACCCAGGAGACATGTCTAGTGACTGTGACCCAGGAGACATGTCTCGTGACTGTGACCCAGGAGACATGTCTCGTGACTGTGACCCAGGAGACATGTCTCGTGACTGTGACCCAGGAGACATGTCTCGTGACTGTGACCCAGGAGACATGTCTCGTGACTGTGACCCAGGAGACATGTCTCGTGACTGTGACCCAGGAGACATGTCTCGTGACTGTGACCCAGGAGACATGTCTCGTGACTGTGACCCAGGAGACATGTCTAGTGACTGTGACCCAGGAGACATGTCTCGTGACTGTGACCCAGGAGACATGTCTCGTGACTGTGACCCAGGAGACATGTCTAGTGACTGTGACCCAGGAGACATGTCTCGTGACTGTGACCCAGGAGACATGTCTCGTGACTGTGACCCAGGAGACATGTCTCGTGACTGTGACCCAGGAGACATGTCTCGTGACTGTGACCCAGGAGACATGTCTCGTGACTGTGACCCAGGAGACATGTCTCGTGACTGTGACCCAGGAGACATGTCTCGTGACTGTGACCCAGGAGACATGTCTCGTGACTGTGACCCAGGAGACATTGACAGAAAATAA